From the Oceanicaulis alexandrii DSM 11625 genome, one window contains:
- a CDS encoding lysine--tRNA ligase yields MTDFAALAQNAKAWPFEQARLVKKRVEKSGMKGGAVIFETGYGPSGLPHIGTFGEVARTAMVRHAFRVLTDDQYPTKLIAFSDDMDGMRKVPSNLPNQDMLTAHLGKPLTDVPDPFGTHDGFAQHNNARLRAFLDSFGFEYEFRSATHEYRSGAFDEALIRALEKFDDIMAVMLPTLGAERQATYSPFLPISPTTGRVLYVPMKAFDAKAGTITFEDEDGTDITLPVTGGNTKLQWKPDFGMRWAALGVDFEMFGKDHQANAPVYSKICRILGVEPPVQYVYELFLDDQGEKISKSKGNGLAVEDWLRYAPQESLSQYMFQKPRTAKRLYFDVIPKAVDEYRQHLRAYPDQEPAKQLENPVYHIHSGEPPKAGSDIGYSLLLNLVSAANAHDKATLWGFIAKYAPDTTPETDPFLDRLAGYALAYYEDQVKPHKTYRAPTDMERAAMEDLVQRLKALDPGETDPEVIQTEVYAAGKSQDFENLRDWFQALYEVLLGQSQGPRFGGLAALYGLPGAIALIERALAGEDLSQG; encoded by the coding sequence ATGACCGATTTCGCCGCGCTCGCCCAGAACGCCAAGGCCTGGCCCTTTGAGCAGGCCCGCCTGGTGAAGAAACGGGTGGAGAAAAGCGGGATGAAGGGCGGCGCGGTCATTTTCGAGACCGGCTATGGCCCGTCCGGCTTGCCGCATATCGGAACGTTTGGCGAAGTGGCGCGCACCGCCATGGTGCGCCACGCCTTTCGCGTGCTGACAGACGATCAGTATCCCACCAAGCTCATCGCCTTTTCCGATGACATGGACGGCATGCGCAAAGTGCCGTCGAACTTGCCCAATCAGGACATGCTGACGGCGCACCTGGGCAAGCCGCTGACCGATGTGCCCGATCCGTTCGGCACGCATGACGGCTTTGCTCAGCATAACAATGCGCGCCTGCGCGCCTTCCTCGACAGCTTCGGCTTCGAGTACGAATTCCGCTCCGCCACGCACGAATATCGCTCCGGCGCGTTTGACGAGGCGCTGATCCGGGCGCTCGAAAAGTTCGATGACATCATGGCGGTGATGCTGCCGACTTTGGGCGCGGAACGTCAGGCGACCTATTCGCCCTTCCTGCCGATCTCGCCGACCACGGGCCGGGTGCTCTATGTGCCGATGAAGGCCTTCGACGCCAAGGCCGGAACCATCACGTTTGAGGATGAGGACGGGACCGACATCACCCTGCCGGTGACGGGGGGCAACACCAAGCTGCAATGGAAGCCCGATTTCGGCATGCGCTGGGCCGCGCTGGGCGTGGATTTCGAGATGTTCGGCAAGGATCACCAGGCCAATGCGCCGGTCTATTCCAAGATCTGCCGCATCCTGGGCGTCGAGCCGCCGGTGCAATATGTCTACGAGCTGTTCCTGGATGATCAGGGCGAGAAGATTTCCAAGTCCAAGGGCAATGGCCTGGCGGTCGAAGACTGGCTGCGCTACGCGCCGCAGGAAAGCCTGTCGCAATACATGTTCCAGAAACCGCGTACCGCCAAGCGTCTGTATTTTGACGTGATCCCCAAGGCGGTCGACGAATATCGCCAGCATTTGCGCGCTTATCCGGATCAGGAACCGGCCAAACAGCTGGAAAATCCGGTCTATCACATCCATTCGGGCGAGCCGCCCAAGGCGGGCTCTGATATCGGATATTCCTTGCTGCTCAATCTGGTCTCGGCGGCGAACGCTCATGACAAGGCGACGCTGTGGGGGTTCATCGCCAAATACGCGCCGGATACCACGCCGGAAACCGATCCGTTCCTGGACCGGCTCGCGGGGTATGCGCTGGCCTATTACGAAGACCAGGTGAAACCGCATAAGACCTATCGCGCCCCGACCGATATGGAGCGGGCGGCCATGGAGGATCTGGTGCAGCGCCTGAAGGCGCTGGATCCGGGCGAAACCGATCCGGAAGTCATCCAGACCGAGGTATACGCTGCGGGCAAGAGCCAGGACTTTGAAAACCTGCGCGACTGGTTCCAGGCGCTCTATGAAGTGCTGCTGGGCCAAAGCCAGGGGCCGCGCTTTGGCGGACTGGCGGCGCTCTATGGTCTGCCGGGCGCGATCGCGTTGATTGAACGGGCTCTAGCAGGCGAGGATCTCAGTCAGGGTTAA
- a CDS encoding ABC transporter permease: protein MSSFPRFRSNSNPVSDAWFDLKEGLERHSLWINLGLQEVKQLYRGSLLGAAWIVVSFLVFGAGLIWFFGALSSTDARWFAAYLLIGLWVYQYIATAITGACTVFIAAEGWLRSQRLPMSLFAYKLTFRNVFNLALTGLSVAMALAFLRHPLTWGALWTIPALVVIIYTSVWVSLLLGFLTARFRDLQHIVATIMRFAFLMTPVLWVADELGTRGKFANINPLTHFIAIVREPLLNGQVVMFHWWVVLAMTAIGSLVTFAVFARFRRDLIFWL, encoded by the coding sequence GTGTCGTCTTTTCCTCGCTTTCGTTCCAATAGCAACCCGGTTTCAGACGCCTGGTTTGATCTCAAGGAGGGGCTGGAGCGGCACAGCCTGTGGATCAATCTGGGCCTTCAGGAAGTCAAACAGCTCTATCGCGGCTCCTTGCTGGGCGCGGCGTGGATCGTGGTGTCCTTCCTTGTGTTCGGCGCAGGGCTGATCTGGTTTTTCGGCGCTTTGAGCTCGACAGATGCACGTTGGTTCGCGGCCTATCTGCTGATCGGCTTGTGGGTGTACCAATACATCGCGACCGCGATCACCGGGGCCTGCACCGTCTTTATCGCAGCGGAAGGCTGGTTGAGATCGCAACGTTTGCCGATGAGCCTCTTCGCTTACAAACTGACCTTTCGCAACGTCTTCAACCTGGCTTTGACGGGATTGTCGGTGGCCATGGCGCTGGCTTTCTTGCGCCACCCGCTGACCTGGGGCGCGTTATGGACGATCCCGGCGCTGGTGGTGATCATCTACACCTCGGTCTGGGTCAGCTTGCTCTTGGGCTTCCTGACGGCGCGGTTCCGTGATTTGCAGCATATCGTCGCCACCATCATGCGCTTCGCCTTTCTGATGACGCCGGTCTTGTGGGTCGCGGACGAGCTGGGGACGCGCGGCAAGTTCGCCAATATCAATCCGCTGACCCATTTCATCGCCATTGTCCGGGAGCCGCTGCTCAACGGTCAGGTGGTGATGTTTCATTGGTGGGTCGTTCTGGCGATGACAGCGATCGGCTCACTGGTCACGTTCGCGGTGTTCGCGCGGTTTCGTCGCGATCTGATTTTCTGGTTGTAA
- a CDS encoding TrkH family potassium uptake protein encodes MNASGRTVLFVLGVMLASLSAAMFAPAIADLNDDAQAAHAFFGAGGLGLALGGIMTLMGRGSTKDLSARGAILLTGGAWIVLSVAAAIPLKLSGLDISWTDALFEATSGITTTGATVLTGLQDMPAGILLWRSILQWIGGVGIIVTAMAIWPLLGIGGMQLFRLESSDNSEKALPRAGQIAAAVGLVYLVLTFLCFLAYLGAEMTPFEAINHAMTTVATGGFSTHDGSIGAFVDGGADLVALVFMVLAALPFVLFLRAAQGRPDLLVFDPQARAFLMVALTASVLLTLWLVVHDPHDHAHLPAWRIAAVNGVSVLTGTGYASVDFWLWGGGAAGIFFVLMFIGGCAGSTTCSVKIFRYQIAASAMNAYIAQYARPNAVKPIRYRNQTVPDETVRSVLGFFFLFFLTFGISASILSLIGLDPVTAVSGAATTLANVGPGLGEIIGPAGSFQDLPAPAKWVMTANMIIGRLEIMVIFVMLAPRFWRG; translated from the coding sequence GTGAACGCTTCGGGCCGCACCGTTCTTTTTGTGCTGGGCGTCATGCTCGCCAGCCTGTCCGCCGCCATGTTCGCGCCGGCGATCGCGGACCTGAATGACGACGCCCAGGCCGCGCACGCCTTTTTCGGCGCGGGCGGGCTGGGGTTGGCGCTCGGCGGGATCATGACCTTGATGGGCCGCGGCTCGACCAAGGATCTCAGCGCGCGCGGCGCGATTCTGCTGACGGGCGGCGCGTGGATCGTATTGTCAGTCGCCGCCGCCATCCCGCTGAAACTCTCAGGCCTCGACATCAGCTGGACGGACGCCCTGTTTGAAGCCACCTCGGGCATCACCACCACCGGCGCCACGGTGCTGACGGGCTTGCAGGACATGCCCGCGGGCATCTTGCTGTGGCGCTCGATCCTGCAATGGATCGGCGGGGTCGGGATCATCGTGACCGCCATGGCGATCTGGCCGCTCCTCGGGATTGGCGGCATGCAGCTCTTCCGGCTTGAAAGCTCTGACAATTCAGAGAAGGCCCTGCCGCGCGCCGGTCAGATCGCGGCCGCGGTCGGCCTGGTCTATCTGGTGCTGACCTTCCTGTGCTTTCTCGCCTATCTGGGCGCGGAGATGACGCCGTTTGAAGCGATCAATCACGCCATGACCACAGTGGCGACGGGCGGCTTCTCCACCCATGACGGCTCCATCGGGGCCTTTGTCGACGGCGGCGCGGACCTGGTCGCTCTGGTGTTCATGGTGCTGGCGGCCTTGCCCTTCGTGTTGTTTCTGCGCGCCGCCCAGGGACGGCCGGATTTGTTGGTGTTCGATCCGCAGGCGCGGGCCTTCTTGATGGTGGCGCTGACAGCGTCCGTGCTGCTGACGCTTTGGCTGGTGGTCCATGACCCCCATGATCATGCGCACCTGCCCGCCTGGCGGATCGCGGCGGTCAACGGCGTCTCCGTGCTGACCGGGACCGGGTACGCCTCGGTTGATTTCTGGCTCTGGGGCGGGGGCGCGGCGGGCATTTTCTTCGTTCTGATGTTCATCGGCGGCTGCGCCGGGTCGACCACGTGCTCGGTGAAGATCTTCCGCTATCAGATCGCAGCCTCGGCCATGAACGCCTATATCGCCCAGTACGCGCGGCCCAACGCCGTCAAGCCCATCCGCTACCGCAACCAGACCGTTCCCGACGAGACGGTACGCTCGGTGCTGGGGTTCTTCTTCTTGTTCTTTCTGACTTTCGGGATCAGCGCCTCGATCCTGAGCCTGATCGGGCTCGACCCTGTGACCGCCGTCAGCGGCGCGGCCACCACGCTCGCCAATGTGGGCCCGGGGCTGGGCGAGATCATCGGCCCCGCCGGCTCGTTCCAGGACCTGCCAGCCCCAGCGAAATGGGTGATGACGGCCAATATGATCATTGGCCGACTGGAGATCATGGTGATTTTCGTGATGCTGGCGCCGCGCTTCTGGCGCGGCTAG
- a CDS encoding YqaA family protein, translating into MSETRAPFKKPRSWRRRLRLWRARLDRMARGPLALPALFAGSVLESTLLPWPIEFPLLAYMLRGRRQVVEATLVVTLGSVLGCVLSYWAGRLALDLAEAFISARPDLAVSLEGARARIDAYGAWAVGVSMLTPVPVQLSSFAAGAALIPAPLFVLAAFSGRLVRYGAMGVLLFIFGRRVLWLWARLPSGLRLVVRVGVVALFALMMGAAIILVAGGASAA; encoded by the coding sequence ATGAGCGAGACCCGCGCGCCTTTCAAAAAACCCAGAAGCTGGCGGCGCCGGCTGAGGCTCTGGCGCGCGCGGCTCGACCGTATGGCGCGCGGGCCGTTGGCGCTTCCGGCGCTGTTTGCCGGCTCGGTGCTGGAAAGCACGCTTTTGCCCTGGCCGATCGAGTTTCCGCTTCTGGCGTACATGTTGCGCGGCCGCCGCCAAGTGGTCGAGGCGACGCTGGTGGTGACATTGGGGTCGGTGCTGGGTTGTGTGCTGAGCTATTGGGCGGGGCGTCTGGCGCTTGATCTGGCGGAGGCGTTCATCAGCGCACGGCCCGATCTGGCGGTGTCGCTGGAGGGTGCGCGGGCGCGGATCGACGCCTATGGCGCCTGGGCGGTGGGCGTGTCCATGCTGACGCCGGTGCCGGTGCAGCTGAGCTCGTTCGCCGCGGGCGCAGCGCTGATCCCGGCGCCCCTGTTTGTGCTCGCGGCGTTTTCGGGGCGGCTGGTGCGCTATGGCGCCATGGGCGTTTTATTGTTCATCTTTGGACGCCGCGTGCTCTGGCTGTGGGCGCGCCTGCCAAGCGGGCTGCGCCTTGTTGTGCGCGTCGGGGTGGTGGCGCTGTTCGCCCTGATGATGGGGGCGGCGATCATACTGGTCGCGGGCGGTGCTAGCGCGGCATGA
- a CDS encoding peroxiredoxin, whose translation MGLLLGDIAPNFEAETTEGKIKFHDWIGDDWVVFFSHPADYTPVCTTELGYTAKLKDEFAKRGAKAIALSVDPIADHHGWVKDIEETQGVKMNFPIIADTDRSVSELYTMIHPNADPKVTVRAVYIIDPNKKIRATFTYPPSAGRNFNEVLRLIDSLQLTDGYKVATPVNWEDGQDVIVVPSISDEEADKLFPKGYTKIKPYLRTTPQPDK comes from the coding sequence ATGGGTCTGCTGCTTGGCGATATCGCCCCGAACTTTGAAGCGGAAACCACCGAAGGCAAGATCAAGTTTCACGACTGGATCGGTGATGACTGGGTGGTGTTCTTCTCTCACCCCGCCGATTACACCCCGGTCTGCACCACGGAGCTCGGCTACACCGCCAAGCTGAAAGACGAATTCGCCAAGCGCGGCGCCAAGGCGATCGCTCTGTCTGTGGACCCGATCGCGGACCACCATGGCTGGGTCAAGGACATTGAAGAGACCCAGGGCGTGAAGATGAACTTCCCGATCATCGCCGACACTGATCGCTCTGTGTCCGAGCTTTATACGATGATCCACCCCAACGCCGATCCGAAAGTGACCGTGCGGGCCGTCTACATCATCGACCCGAACAAGAAGATCCGCGCCACCTTCACCTATCCGCCAAGCGCCGGTCGGAACTTCAACGAAGTGCTGCGCCTGATCGACTCCCTGCAGCTGACCGACGGCTACAAGGTCGCGACCCCGGTGAACTGGGAAGACGGTCAGGACGTGATCGTGGTGCCGTCCATTTCCGATGAAGAGGCCGACAAGCTCTTCCCCAAGGGCTACACCAAGATCAAGCCGTATCTGCGCACCACGCCGCAGCCTGACAAGTAA
- a CDS encoding 2'-deoxycytidine 5'-triphosphate deaminase domain-containing protein, with protein sequence MTLPPGILPDRALSEAVAQGWIASDKSLENGQIQPASLDLRLARRAWRLRASFLPGPARAVLDCLDEDVVMHELDLEGGAVLETGCVYLAEIQESLSLPDAVAAFANPKSSTGRLDVFTRVIGDQSSAFDQVRAGYQGPLYVEISPRTFSVLARPGDRLVQVRLRAGEMTALDAVTLSVDLKAGDGQPVGYRAKRHSPLVDLMKVGAHDPARFWEPIYAPNGRIVLDPGEFYILCSREAVSVPVDQAAEMAPIAPEIGEFRAHYAGFFDPGFGVDAAGGAGSRAVLEVRGRDVPFILDHGQAVARLVYEPMSSDVKTPYGVAGSNYQAQGLKLAKHFKPG encoded by the coding sequence ATGACTCTTCCCCCCGGCATTCTGCCTGACCGCGCCCTGTCCGAAGCCGTCGCTCAGGGCTGGATCGCGTCTGATAAGTCGCTGGAAAACGGGCAGATCCAGCCTGCGAGCCTTGATCTGCGTCTGGCGCGCCGGGCTTGGCGCTTGCGGGCGAGTTTCCTGCCCGGACCTGCGCGCGCCGTGCTGGACTGCCTGGATGAAGACGTAGTGATGCACGAGCTCGACCTTGAGGGCGGGGCGGTGCTGGAGACGGGCTGCGTTTATCTGGCCGAAATTCAGGAAAGCCTGAGTTTGCCCGACGCGGTCGCGGCCTTCGCCAATCCCAAAAGCTCCACCGGGCGCCTGGATGTCTTCACCCGCGTGATCGGCGATCAGTCGAGCGCCTTTGATCAGGTGCGCGCCGGCTATCAAGGCCCGCTCTATGTGGAGATTTCCCCGCGCACCTTCTCGGTGCTGGCCCGCCCCGGCGACCGGCTGGTGCAGGTGCGCCTGCGCGCGGGCGAGATGACGGCGCTCGATGCGGTCACTCTTTCCGTCGACCTCAAGGCCGGGGACGGCCAGCCCGTGGGGTATCGCGCCAAGCGTCACAGCCCGCTCGTGGACCTGATGAAAGTCGGCGCGCACGATCCTGCGCGCTTCTGGGAGCCGATCTACGCCCCCAATGGCCGCATCGTGCTTGATCCCGGCGAGTTCTATATTCTGTGTTCGCGCGAAGCCGTCAGCGTGCCGGTGGATCAGGCCGCCGAAATGGCGCCCATCGCGCCCGAAATCGGTGAGTTCCGCGCCCATTACGCCGGCTTTTTTGATCCCGGTTTCGGCGTGGATGCGGCGGGCGGCGCCGGTTCGCGCGCCGTGCTGGAAGTGCGCGGGCGCGACGTGCCCTTCATCCTTGATCATGGTCAGGCCGTGGCCCGCCTCGTCTATGAACCGATGTCGTCAGACGTGAAAACGCCCTATGGCGTCGCCGGCTCGAATTATCAGGCCCAGGGCCTGAAGCTCGCCAAGCATTTCAAGCCGGGCTAG
- a CDS encoding ABC transporter ATP-binding protein, whose amino-acid sequence MARVLLRNVDVTFTSRRVKRKNADTDTASEERVSGGLIERQGSNLNVHAIRNMSLLLKPGDRLGVVGRNGAGKTTLLRTIAGIYPPKRGMVAVDGHIATMFNIGLGMNMDATGYENIRLAGIVAGKSQREIEGMQEDIIRFTGLGDYLDLPIRTYSQGMAMRLKFACATAFDADILLFDEWLGAGDAAFQARAKERLDDMVKRSRILVLATHNVKLMQSVCNQAILMQEGVITHRGDVDEVIERSKALNA is encoded by the coding sequence ATGGCTCGAGTTCTTCTCAGAAATGTCGACGTCACCTTCACCTCGCGCCGGGTGAAGCGTAAGAACGCGGACACGGACACAGCGAGTGAAGAGCGGGTGTCCGGCGGCCTGATCGAGCGTCAGGGCTCGAACCTGAACGTGCACGCCATCCGCAACATGTCGCTTTTGCTCAAGCCGGGAGACCGGCTGGGCGTCGTCGGCCGCAACGGCGCCGGCAAGACCACATTGCTGCGCACCATCGCCGGCATCTATCCGCCCAAGCGCGGCATGGTGGCCGTGGATGGGCATATCGCGACCATGTTCAACATCGGCCTGGGCATGAACATGGACGCCACCGGATATGAGAATATCCGGCTGGCCGGCATCGTGGCGGGCAAGAGCCAGCGCGAAATCGAGGGCATGCAGGAAGACATCATCCGGTTTACAGGGCTGGGCGATTATCTGGACCTGCCGATCCGCACCTATTCGCAAGGCATGGCCATGCGGCTCAAATTCGCCTGCGCCACGGCGTTTGATGCGGATATCTTGCTGTTTGACGAATGGCTGGGCGCCGGCGACGCGGCCTTTCAGGCGCGGGCCAAGGAGCGGCTGGACGACATGGTCAAACGCTCACGCATCCTCGTGCTGGCGACCCATAACGTCAAACTGATGCAGTCGGTCTGCAATCAGGCGATCTTGATGCAGGAAGGCGTGATCACCCATCGCGGCGATGTGGATGAGGTGATCGAGCGCTCGAAGGCCCTGAACGCCTAG
- a CDS encoding glycosyltransferase has translation MPSVIRPAFSGRARSARSGRPLDLHAAAYGLRDLNPLASAGHALNPPPALVIGPLCFILVLAVLFQGLVLIALLWAAALGVIMLSALRLAAALTPARYAPRTRLSNHDLPVISVIIALYDEAEVLPGLIAALSRLDYPRRKLDIILALEAHDTATRATARALAARQALRVVVLPPLGPMTKPRALNMALQAARGELIAVYDAEDSPHRQQLRHAAEAFAANPGLGVVQAPLGWYNREENWLTAQFALEYATQFHALLPLLSRLGWPLPLGGTSNVFRRSALEQCGAWDPFNVTEDADLGFRLGRQGWRAGLIEPGTLEEAPLTPRAWTNQRSRWLKGHFVTWLVHMRDPRGLIDSLGWGGVFSLSFTVLANMLSALIHAPTVLAMALGATLLGLVPGWVALWTLGALMMGFAYGAAMVCAFTGARRAGFHPTLSSVISMPAYWLLQAPAALKALRELHRQPYLWDKTQHGVSRARRETPDDAADHTLAHARHRRPVRARRLAQRQALKSAQAASYSLDSAQHR, from the coding sequence ATGCCGTCTGTGATCAGACCGGCTTTTTCAGGACGCGCGCGCTCCGCTCGAAGCGGACGACCGCTTGATCTGCACGCCGCCGCCTATGGCCTGCGTGATCTCAATCCTCTGGCCAGCGCCGGACACGCCTTGAACCCGCCCCCAGCGCTCGTGATCGGACCGCTTTGTTTTATCCTGGTGTTGGCGGTTCTGTTTCAGGGGCTCGTGCTGATCGCGCTGCTCTGGGCTGCCGCTCTGGGCGTGATCATGTTGAGCGCATTGCGGCTCGCCGCGGCCCTCACCCCGGCGCGCTATGCGCCGCGCACGCGTCTTTCAAACCATGACCTGCCCGTGATCAGCGTCATCATCGCGCTGTATGACGAGGCGGAGGTGTTGCCCGGTCTGATCGCCGCCCTGTCGCGGCTCGACTATCCGCGGCGCAAGCTCGACATCATCCTGGCGCTGGAAGCCCATGACACGGCCACACGCGCCACAGCCCGCGCGCTGGCGGCCCGGCAGGCCTTGCGCGTCGTGGTCCTGCCCCCGCTGGGGCCGATGACAAAACCGCGCGCGCTCAACATGGCGCTGCAGGCGGCGCGGGGTGAGTTGATTGCGGTCTATGACGCCGAAGACTCGCCCCACCGCCAGCAATTGCGTCACGCCGCCGAGGCCTTTGCGGCGAATCCGGGCCTGGGCGTCGTTCAGGCTCCGCTGGGTTGGTATAATCGTGAAGAAAACTGGCTGACGGCCCAATTCGCGCTGGAATACGCCACCCAGTTTCACGCCCTCCTGCCGCTGCTGTCTCGGCTGGGCTGGCCGCTGCCGCTCGGAGGGACCAGCAATGTGTTCCGGCGATCCGCGCTGGAGCAGTGCGGCGCCTGGGATCCGTTCAATGTCACTGAAGACGCAGACCTGGGCTTTCGCTTGGGACGCCAGGGTTGGCGCGCCGGGCTAATCGAGCCGGGCACGCTGGAGGAAGCGCCGCTCACCCCCCGCGCCTGGACCAATCAGCGCAGCCGCTGGCTGAAAGGCCATTTCGTCACCTGGCTGGTGCATATGCGCGATCCGCGCGGACTAATCGACAGCTTGGGTTGGGGCGGCGTGTTCAGCCTCAGCTTCACCGTGCTCGCCAACATGCTCAGCGCGCTGATCCATGCGCCGACCGTGCTGGCGATGGCGCTCGGCGCGACCCTTCTGGGGCTAGTTCCGGGTTGGGTCGCGCTCTGGACGCTGGGGGCGCTGATGATGGGTTTCGCCTATGGCGCGGCCATGGTCTGCGCGTTCACCGGCGCGCGCCGGGCGGGCTTCCACCCGACACTCAGCTCTGTGATCAGCATGCCTGCCTATTGGTTGCTGCAGGCGCCCGCCGCGCTCAAGGCCTTGCGCGAGCTGCACCGGCAGCCCTATCTGTGGGACAAGACCCAACACGGCGTTTCCCGCGCCCGCAGAGAAACGCCTGATGACGCTGCCGATCACACTCTTGCTCATGCTCGCCACCGCCGGCCTGTTCGCGCTCGCCGCCTGGCGCAGCGGCAGGCCCTCAAATCCGCTCAAGCCGCGTCTTATTCCCTGGACTCTGCTCAGCATCGCTAG
- a CDS encoding helix-turn-helix transcriptional regulator gives MKNRLKDMRADLGWSQAALADKLDVSRQTIISIENGKYDPSLPLAFKIARVFGQPIEAIFDDEHS, from the coding sequence ATGAAGAACCGTCTGAAAGATATGCGGGCTGATCTCGGCTGGAGCCAGGCGGCGCTGGCGGACAAGCTCGACGTCTCGCGCCAGACCATCATCTCCATCGAGAACGGCAAATATGATCCATCCTTGCCGCTGGCGTTCAAGATCGCGCGGGTGTTCGGCCAGCCGATCGAAGCGATCTTTGATGACGAACACAGCTGA
- a CDS encoding SixA phosphatase family protein has protein sequence MPLLIAMRHAKAVDRMMAEDDFDRGLTERGVADADRAAEALNRAGVKATHALVSPARRTRETWKRLSAILGELPVTDPMALYHASPEMLERAVAEQLDQGAEAIMLVGHNPGIGALVHTLAGQAEAASDLPYGWPTSAFAAFDVLLDGKRLTANRRRLYFNPKES, from the coding sequence ATGCCCCTCCTGATCGCCATGCGCCATGCCAAGGCCGTCGACCGTATGATGGCTGAAGACGATTTTGACCGTGGCCTGACCGAGCGGGGCGTCGCCGACGCCGACCGGGCGGCCGAAGCCTTGAACCGGGCGGGCGTTAAGGCCACGCACGCTCTTGTGAGCCCGGCCCGACGGACCCGCGAGACCTGGAAACGCCTCAGCGCCATACTGGGCGAGCTGCCCGTGACTGATCCCATGGCGCTGTATCACGCCTCGCCGGAAATGCTGGAGCGCGCCGTCGCCGAACAGCTCGATCAGGGCGCAGAGGCGATCATGCTGGTGGGTCACAATCCCGGCATCGGCGCCCTGGTGCATACGCTCGCCGGTCAGGCCGAAGCCGCCTCCGACCTGCCCTATGGCTGGCCGACCAGCGCCTTCGCCGCATTCGATGTCTTGCTGGACGGCAAGCGTCTGACCGCAAACCGGCGCCGCCTGTATTTCAACCCCAAAGAGTCTTGA
- the apaG gene encoding Co2+/Mg2+ efflux protein ApaG: MYEEVTRDILIRVRPAFRDEESEPDEGRYFWSYTIEIENKGQAVVQLMSREWRITDAFNQTEIVRGPGVVGEQPRIKPGEVFAYTSGAPLGTPSGFMRGAYTMRTEDGEKFDAVIPGFALDSPFNTVTLH, from the coding sequence ATGTATGAAGAAGTCACTCGGGACATTCTGATCCGCGTGCGCCCGGCTTTTCGGGACGAGGAGTCCGAACCCGATGAGGGGCGCTATTTCTGGTCCTACACCATCGAGATCGAGAACAAGGGCCAGGCGGTCGTCCAGTTGATGAGCCGGGAATGGCGCATCACCGACGCCTTCAACCAGACCGAGATCGTGCGCGGGCCCGGCGTGGTCGGCGAACAGCCCCGGATCAAACCGGGCGAGGTGTTCGCCTATACCTCCGGCGCGCCGCTGGGCACGCCGTCAGGCTTCATGCGCGGCGCCTACACCATGCGCACCGAGGATGGCGAGAAGTTTGACGCGGTCATTCCAGGCTTTGCGCTGGACTCTCCGTTCAACACCGTGACCTTGCACTAG